A window of Primulina tabacum isolate GXHZ01 chromosome 4, ASM2559414v2, whole genome shotgun sequence contains these coding sequences:
- the LOC142542946 gene encoding UDP-glucosyl transferase 73B2-like, whose amino-acid sequence MGGVIADILVVPFFGQGHLNPSVELCRRLSSCSKSKVILIIPSHLSSSIPSALHENNPSIELLQIDLSNHDEPRSAHGHSPDHELGNRKMGQGIERFLTEKYKRVTGQCRPSCVVMDLMMSWSKEIFLRENIPIASFFTCGAASTAMEYAAWKAQAHDMRPDETRVLTGLPDCVALKYPDTKRRSLGGPPPGEHEPGKHGPDFGLRDPGQEPRWLSDGDDSAALLVNTCHELEGPFLDYISKQVNKPVFGVGPLLPETYWKSIGTVVHDRDSRSKRKSNYTEDEVSQWLDSKPSKSVIYIAFGSEVGPDMEEYEQLADALGDSKWSFIWVIQPGSGRPKPPPLVFGEKKGSDDKDEGFFPVGLEEKVGNRGIVIRGWAPQLLILSHPSTGGFLSHCGWNSAVEAIGRGVPILAWPIRGDQYYNAKLVVDYLKTGIMVATGDSLTKMVKKSDIAQGIDSLMNDKEVLKRAINIEGKFESGFPSSSVASIKALIEFVSNN is encoded by the coding sequence ATGGGAGGAGTTATTGCTGATATTTTGGTGGTGCCATTTTTCGGGCAGGGCCACCTGAACCCGTCGGTGGAGCTCTGCAGACGCCTCTCTTCTTGCAGCAAATCTAAAGTCATTTTGATCATTCCTTCTCATCTTTCTTCCTCCATTCCTTCCGCTCTCCACGAGAATAACCCCTCCATTGAACTGCTTCAGATCGATTTGTCGAATCATGACGAACCTAGATCCGCTCACGGTCACAGCCCAGATCACGAGCTCGGAAATCGGAAGATGGGACAGGGGATCGAGAGATTTCTGACCGAGAAATATAAAAGGGTTACGGGTCAGTGCCGACCCAGCTGCGTGGTGATGGACCTGATGATGAGCTGGAGTAAGGAGATTTTCCTGAGAGAGAATATACCCATCGCCTCCTTCTTTACTTGCGGTGCAGCTTCCACTGCAATGGAGTACGCTGCGTGGAAAGCCCAAGCGCACGACATGAGACCGGATGAGACCCGGGTGCTCACCGGGCTACCCGATTGTGTGGCGCTTAAATATCCGGACACCAAAAGGCGAAGCCTCGGAGGCCCACCACCTGGAGAACACGAACCAGGTAAGCATGGTCCGGACTTTGGCCTCCGTGACCCGGGTCAGGAACCTCGTTGGCTGTCCGATGGAGATGATTCCGCAGCTTTACTGGTCAACACGTGTCATGAACTGGAAGGCCCGTTTCTCGACTACATATCCAAGCAAGTGAACAAACCGGTATTCGGGGTCGGTCCGTTGCTACCGGAAACATACTGGAAATCAATAGGCACAGTGGTTCACGACCGGGACAGTAGATCAAAGCGGAAATCGAATTACACCGAGGATGAAGTTAGCCAATGGTTAGACTCAAAGCCAAGTAAATCAGTCATTTATATAGCATTTGGCAGTGAAGTGGGACCCGATATGGAAGAATATGAGCAATTAGCAGATGCATTGGGAGATTCAAAATGGTCATTTATATGGGTAATCCAGCCGGGTTCGGGCAGACCAAAACCACCTCCATTGGTATTTGGTGAGAAAAAGGGTTCAGATGACAAGGATGAGGGCTTCTTTCCTGTAGGATTGGAAGAAAAGGTTGGAAATAGAGGGATAGTAATCAGGGGCTGGGCGCCTCAGTTACTGATTTTGAGTCATCCGTCCACTGGTGGATTTCTATCACACTGTGGGTGGAATTCGGCTGTGGAGGCGATTGGGCGAGGGGTTCCGATCTTGGCTTGGCCGATTCGGGGCGACCAGTACTACAATGCAAAACTGGTGGTGGATTATTTGAAGACAGGAATCATGGTTGCAACTGGTGATAGTTTAACAAAGATGGTGAAGAAGAGTGATATAGCGCAAGGGATTGATAGCCTGATGAATGACAAGGAAGTCCTTAAGCGAGCTATCAATATAGAAGGTAAATTTGAGAGTGGCTTCCCATCGAGTTCTGTGGCTTCTATAAAGGCATTGATCGAGTTTGTAAGCAACAATTAG